A region of the Vigna unguiculata cultivar IT97K-499-35 chromosome 9, ASM411807v1, whole genome shotgun sequence genome:
AAAATCTTTCTGTAATAGTTTTGGGGGGAAAAACAATAATCAGAATTTGTCCTACGCATTTGCGTTACTACTTCCACCTCCCTTCCACAATAGTTTCGActccaaaaaaataataatgcaaCATACTGTAAATACGAAAAAGTTTGAGTACAGCGTACCTTGCATTTATCCCATAAGGAAGGTAAGAGTTCCTCAGAAGTCAAGTTTTTCTGCAACTTCTTATACATGGCAGCAATGGACTTGTCCACCTATAAACCCAACATATTTCACGACGTTAAGTATGTCGTTTACGAAAAAGTATTCAAAGGAAAAAGAGGCACACCCCCTTACCCCGGATAAACTGGACTTTAACGTCTTCCGTAGATCCGCTTTTGACAGCCCAACTTGGAAAGGAATCTGATAAGAAGATACATTTTTATGACATAAGATTCCAGGAAAAGAATTTTAGACTAGATCTACAGTGTTTAGTTCAACCAATGTTGGAGATATGTTGCAATCAATAGTTCACTAAGTTCAGTAAAATAAATCGAATTATACGAATTTCTGATCGATCAGCAAGAGTGTATGGAGATTAACAAACTTAATTATACCGAAACAGACCTCTTCAGGTGCGACATTATTCAATATCAAGTCTTCGATCTTTCGAGCAAACTGGAAAAGGCGTTCAAATTGCTGTCCAAGGAAGAAAAGCATAATGAGTTAACATCTTATAGGCTATAAATTCAAGTGCGGTTGACAGTAAGACATAAATAGAGAATAAAATACTTACATAGTAGATAATCACACTGATATGGCGTGTACAAGCTTGCTCGTAGGCTTCACTAGCCTGATGATAAAACTTCGCTAAAGTTGGCACAACATTTGCAAGGTCATACAAACTGAGAGAAAAGAACAAAATCATGAGCCGAAATATGCTTTTGTCTCTGTATACAGAATTACCTACCAAAAAATGGACGATTGAAACAGCCTCTATTTAGCCAGGTGATGCATAAATGTTACCTATTCTGAAATGCCGCATAGTTTTCTATAAGAAAAATATCTGCATACTTTGGATCTGCTTGtgcatttttttctaaagttacAAACATTATGCTGACCTGTCAAGCAACAATTCCCCAGTAAACAACATACCAATATTGGTCACatgtttaaaaaaagaaaagaaaaatgaaatacaaaaaaattatgatttaataCTACTTGGATAGCAAACAAAAAGGTCTAAAGCAGTATCCATCAATAAAATACtatatgaattatttatcaAGAAGCAATGCCTATCCTATTCCTAACTTTCTGGGAAACTTGTTGTGTATGATCGTTTAAATCAGATCATGTGTGAACTCTGTGACTTATGGAGAATCTGGATCAAGACCAGAAAGTTCCACATTGAGAGTTAATTCTACCATAAGTGAAACGAAATGGGAGTGTCTGGGTCATGACCACAAAGTTCCACCTTTAAGAGTTAATCCTACTCGAACTCAAATGAAGCAACATGAAGAAGAGACATTTGAAGGAGAAAGTTGTTACTTGCTACACTCAGCCTTGACAAATGATGTTTTTACAAGTATAATGAATTTGGAGACAGCCAACCAAATATGGGAtgagacatcacaaaacaaaacagTTCTGAAAAAGAACCACTTACAAATTTTGTGTATGCTTGGTCAACCAAATCCCTCGACTGTCCTGCAACAAACTGCTCCATCCGCGTTGCAAGGGCTGCAAATCTATATGCAAACAAGCGACACATTACTAAACACTAGACATGAAGATAGACACGATATTTTAAACACATTCACCAAATAGAATCGGAGTCaccttaaaaatttcaaaaatattcttttgaaatatCATGCAATTTAGAGAACCTTGTTAGAATCTTGAAGACATGTTAGAATTCTATGTATATAGCAGCTTATGATATCAGGATCAATTAGATTGATTCTCCAATTATGTTATTAGTCTAAAATAGGGTAACTGAATATTCTACAATTTTGTTTTCTCCCCTGTATGAATTGAATAGCTACGTTGTGGTCTAAACACACGGAATTCGTCATGTCTTCTCGATTTTTCTCTTTTGAACATGGTATGAAGAGTCTACGAGAAGAAGGAACCCCAATCCATGCTTTTCCGGGTGGACCCACTGCTAATAGGTGTTAATTTTTCAGAAACAGCACTTTTTTCagtttatgtttcttttctcgTCGTCATGTTCACCTCCGATAATACTCTTCATTGTCGATGACTTCTAATGAGCTTTCCAGCAAATCCTTTTTGCAACAAGACTCGCCCTGTTGGTTTGGTTTTGGATTTTTGGTCCTTCTTCCATTCTGACACTGTTTGGCTGGTTGATTTCTGTTTAACTGTTTTCCACACTGTTTGACTGTTTTTCTCTTCGTGGCTAACCCATGACGACCCCTAATAAAGCTGATGTGCCTGCTTTCAGCAACTTTGTCATTGGGCCGCCATATACAGATAAGTTGGACAAAACTACGTAAGATTTTGGAcagtttcttcctgcacctccatatgTTACTTCTTGAACTCCTATATaaaaaacttttcattttgtaaatttttggATTGGgcattttaaaagtaaaaaaaaaattgaattatacaaattccaaaaattagcgagaattaagaaaaaaataataacaatttaatttttttttattttcaaattgtacGATCCAAAAGTCGttttccaaataaaataatgactACGAAATACACCATTCAAAAGCCATTTTTAACTTTTGgattacataatataaaaaaggtaaaacggattttttttcttataaaaagaaatttatggaGTTTATCTTGACCATCTCATTACTGAAGAAAAAATTGCTGGTTGAAAGTAACACCTAAATGGTGTAAAATTGTTCTCAACTTTGTGCAGGCATCAAGTCCTGTTCACCCCTTTGTTAGATAAATTTTTCGGTAACACGACATGTGTGAATGAGGTTGGGCACATGCCAAATCTACTTACACTGATGACATTCATAATCCATATCGAGTATGTAAACACTTCCAGACGTGATTGCAACACAGATACTTGATGGAACCATGCCGACCTATTTGGGTTGTATAAGTGGTCTTTGGACCTCTCTTTTGTTGGCCtctctcactcgaacccttgAACCTCGACTTTGTGAACACCGATCATATAGTtcagtcatttttttttctacttttgaCTATATTTTCACCGtgacaaataattcaaaaaaacacAACTTGGTATTGTTcattatctttcttttctttctattcaTAAGGTTCTTGTGTCCCTGAAGCTCGTATTAATTAATCTATTGTGCTGCAAAGTCTCTTgattgtgtaatttttttgtgtgtttccTTACAGGATTGGAGGACGAGACAAACAATTGAATGCAGGGGATTCTCCATCCCTTCTCTACCCATCTCCTCCTCCCTTGAAAATTTATCAGCATTCTACTTGTCTTGTACTGCCGCTACCTAGTACCAACAAAACCATACCACAAACTCACCTCCGACACCAACTCCTTCGCCTCATCCTCCAATACTGCCTCTTGACTATGAAATTCCCATTGATCTTCGAATAGGTATACCTTCTATTCGTCATCTTTCTCATCATTATACCTTTTTGAGTTATAGTACTTCTCCTTACTACTATTATCGTTTTTCTTCCCTGTCTTTTACTTTTTCTACTAAGAATGTAGGTGAAGCCTTTAGCCATCAAGGATGGAAACAGCTATGATGGACGAGATGTGTGTATTACGGAGCAGTTAGACTTAGGACCTTGTTCCTCTACCACTAAGGAGGTCCATATGATCAAGGTTGTTTCATAAGGCAAGGTTGACTGGCTTCAATCTCGTCTCATCACGAGAGGCTATGCTCAAATCTTCACATTAAATTATGggaatatttttcttcaattgccCAAATGTCTTTTGTCCGACTATTCATGTCCATTGTTGTCGTTAGTCATTGGTCTCTCTATGTTGGTTGTTGAGGGGTATAAAGTATTAAGGTTGGTCCATACAACAAAGTTGATATGCATAAAGCTCGTATAGTTGCAAAAAGGTTATACTTGATCTTTAAGTTGAATTATGGAGATACTATTTTTTCGATGGCCAAAAGTGTCTTCTGTCTGACTATTTCTGTTCATTGTTGTCATTTGTAATTGAACTCTTTCAGTTGGACATAAAGAATGTCTTCCTACTTATGTGACCTCAAGCAATCACCAAGAACAAGGTTCAATAGGTTTAGTACAATGATGTAACAGTTTTACATGACTCAAGGTAAGGCTGACCACTTTATCTCCTATCATCAGTCATTTACTTGTTACATCTATTGGGTTATTTACGTGCATGACATTGGAGCACTTCTTCAGgaattttcaaatgaaaatttttGGCAAACAAGAATATTTCTACGGCATACAGGTAGCGACCATAAAAAAATTGGATCATCATATcccaaaatattttgaaagaaatgtGTTCAATTCCAAGACACTCGACACCTTAATGGATCCCAATGTCCTCCTTGCCAAACTAGGAGAGTCTTTTTCAAATCCTGAAAGCTACAAACAAATGGTAGAGAAGTTGAACTATCTTACTCTTGTTTGAATATCTCATTTCTAGTAGGTGTACTAAGGCAATTTCTTAACTCCATATATAAGGAACATTAGGAAGCAACAACTTTCATTGTTTGATATATCAAAAGAGCTCTGGAAAAGGACCTTTTGTTTGAAGACAAAGGACACACTCGAGCTCCCTTCTATTGTATATTTGTCAAAGATAATCTTGTTACTTGGAAAAGTAATTGTAGTCAGGCCCAATGCAGAACAAGTGAggaaaaaaaagtgataaaGGACCGACTATATATAGGCTTTAttctagaaaatgaaaaatcccAATTGTCTTAAGAGATGAGGGAAAAAGTTAACACCAAAGGTCTCTCACCTAGGAATGTATGGTAGGACACCTGTTTGGCGAGCATTGCGCTCATTTCTTTCAATTTGATGGGAAGCATCGTCcacaaactgaaaaaaaaaattccagtCGAATGAATAGGGTTAGCATCTCAATCATCTCAATGCAGTGGCAATTCTTTATAAAACTAGTCACATACTCGACCGAACTGAAAGGATATGCGAGCCTCCAAGTCATCAAGCAAAACGCGTACATATCCTGCTGCGTCACCTTTCTGACCTGAGAGATAGCGCTCTGTAGTTCCATGCATTGATATGCAGCACAAAGGATCAATCTTGTATGCCCAATCCACAACAGAACCGAAGTCTTCCTAAAATCAGAGAAATTATAAAGCATCTTTAGAGCAGCAAAATCCATCAATTAATATACCAAAAAAACATCTGGAAACTCTTTACAAATTGTTCAATTATATGGAACCATATATTTATCAGTTATAGACCATAACATGATATATGCTATGTTCAGCTTATAAGAGATAAAATATCAAAGACTGCAACTGAGTAATTGTTTTGGTCCCTGAAAAATTAGCCATCAACCATTTTTGTCCTGAAAGAAATTGCTCCTGAAGTTTAGTTTTCAATCCATGGATTATTTTAGTCCCCATATTAATTGATGTCTCACAAGATGCAGACGCAGCTTCTTTTAGGTCCTTGAAAGATAGTCCTCTTCTTCTATCATCCATTCTCATCCATGCATCTTATGTAGTATTTCTTGTGCCACAATCAACATTTCGATTAGAGCTAACTCATGTCGCTTGACATAAGGACGATTGAATATTCAATAACCTTGAGaacaatttctttctttctttcaagaCTAAAATGACTAACCCTTGATTAGCATAGGGACTAAAATGTCTACCACTTCATAAAAGCTGCACCCCTTTCTCTTGAATTTGGATCCTCTGACATGAGTTAACAGTTATACTAAGGGAGAAACAAGATACAAAACAAGACAACTAAATTTTCATTACaaataacaaagaaagaatTTCTTTCTATTACATACGTACTTGAAGTCCATCAAGCAAATCCTGAAGTGCTTCATTTAAAGATGCAAGATCCACAGCCATTCTACCTGTAAGGCAGAAGAAATGTCCAAATTATGGAGCAATTGATCACCTCAGTAAAATAAATCATAGTAGTttaaggaaaaaagaaaggaCACTTCTTGAAGGTGAGATATGTACCAGATGCAACACCATCATCATCCTCATTGTTGTGTGTAGTTTTATTACCATTAACAGTTGAAGGAACTTCAAAGCACAGGAAGTGTGCAAAAAACACGCTCTAAAACACAGGCCATGAATATTTATACATCTGAAACATGAAATATTAACAAGTTTGGTGGAAGGGAGAATCCTAAGAACTTTCACCTCATCCACCAAGAGTGGGATAAAAATCGTGAGCATCTTTGCATATGCATCAGAAACTGTTGCAGTGTCAGCAGCATTTACATTTTGACCAGAACCCGTGAAGACATCAAGCCAAACAGAGGGGGTTTTAGAAGTTTTCACACCAGCACGAAGTTCATTAGCAAATTCCCGGGCCTATAGAGGAATCTTAAAACTTCAGACTCCATATGCCCAATATTTTACCAAAGCATAAC
Encoded here:
- the LOC114162185 gene encoding exocyst complex component SEC3A-like isoform X3, translated to MALWAKENTPAVSAQSNEHGGASIASSVNESELKVYVEKELVSQAEEEDIEALLGTYIMGVGEAEAFSERLKRELMALEAANVHAILESEPLIDEVLHGLESATNCLEDMNEWLGMFNVKLRHMREDIESIETRNNKLEMQNVNNKSLIEELDKLLEQLSIPAEYSACLTGDSFDEAEMQQNIEACEWLTTAMRGLEKHIDPTYVKMRGVKEKRGELQIIKSTFVGKASEYMRNYFATFVDFMLNDKNYFSQRGQLKRPDHADLRFKCRTYARLLKHLKILDKNCLGPLRKAYCSSLNLLLRKEAREFANELRAGVKTSKTPSVWLDVFTGSGQNVNAADTATVSDAYAKMLTIFIPLLVDESVFFAHFLCFEVPSTVNGNKTTHNNEDDDGVASGRMAVDLASLNEALQDLLDGLQEDFGSVVDWAYKIDPLCCISMHGTTERYLSGQKGDAAGYVRVLLDDLEARISFQFGRFVDDASHQIERNERNARQTGVLPYIPRSSRSNIWRCRKKLSKILRSFVQLICIWRPNDKVAESRHISFIRGRHGLATKRKTVKQCGKQLNRNQPAKQCQNGRRTKNPKPNQQGESCCKKDLLESSLEVIDNEEYYRRFAALATRMEQFVAGQSRDLVDQAYTKFVSIMFVTLEKNAQADPKYADIFLIENYAAFQNSLYDLANVVPTLAKFYHQASEAYEQACTRHISVIIYYQFERLFQFARKIEDLILNNVAPEEIPFQVGLSKADLRKTLKSSLSGVDKSIAAMYKKLQKNLTSEELLPSLWDKCKKDFLDKYETFVQLVAKIYPAESVPSVAELRDLLASM